In Sciurus carolinensis chromosome 8, mSciCar1.2, whole genome shotgun sequence, the genomic stretch TGATAGCATATATTTGGTACTTTTTACTatgctttctttctcatttgtttcctATATTCATCTGGATTTCGGTTTTGCTTATAccactttcttctccttccccctccccctacccttccccttctttctccttccctttcccctcctgtacctcctcttcttcctcctcctcctcctcctcctcctcctcctccttcttttccttcagttCAGGAGTTTGGAAGTTATTTATCCCATTCTTCCCTTGCTTGACCTTTACCcttgaattttagaaaatataaacttgGGTTTTTCTACAATGGCAGTAATTGGTGCCAATAACTTCCCTCCCAATTAGACAGGATCCTTAGCATACTTACACTAACGCCTTCCAGATATCtagaattttatttacagatcttgaaaaatttttctttacatcGAAGCTCTATTTTTATGGGAATTCTGTCTTATTAGCTGTCATAATCTTcatgaaaaactatttttttctgtataactttcttttgattaccacaatgtcttttatttcatgtgttccTATTggtcatatacatattttttttatttctaatcacTTCAAATAGTACTTTCAAAAAGCATTCATGGTGATACAGtgtcttaattttataatattaaaaatgccttaatattGCCTTCAAATTTTAATGACAGTTTGGACACTGAATTTAggttaaaaatattcctttagaACTACAAAGAAATTGTTCCATTTTGCTTATTGCTCAGTtgttcaaatgaaaattttatagcaatttgaatatttttttaagctatcttgtttttgttttaccttttagAAACTCTTGGAGATTTTCTTAGAGATCAGAAATTTCACATAGCATTTCCAGTTCCACACCATATCCAGACATTTTATTGGTTTCCCTTAACAAGAAACAatactatcatttaaaaatatctcaggtTGAGAGACCAACCAaatacaaagaaggaagaaaaaaattacatgtttaaATCAATCAAAAGGCAGTACAACATCACATAAAACCTACTACTTGGGGTATTAGGCAAAATAATATTGAAGTACAGTAATGTGAAAGAGATTATATAGCAGGAAGTGTATGAACCAAAAGAATACGGTACACCAACCATTTGGGCTTAACTAGGAAAAGGTCAAAATGATTGGACATAAAGCTAAATTGCAAGGAACAATTTATAACTAGAATCAAAGATAGTCTGCAAATATATGGTGATTAGTTTTatgaaacccattattttgtATAATGAATGTGTGCTAATAATTATAAGTATTTTTATAGTCAAAAAAGATGCATTTGCTGCACCTGCTGTCTTCCTTTGTGATACCAAGGCTGCTTAAGCTGAAAGCTGCTTGCTCCAGGATAACAAGTTTGGGGTTTGCCAGGGCTCTTACTATAATTTATCATAGACCTTGGAGAACCTGTGACACAttgttgtgtgtgtgggtgtgtgggtgtgtgttggGATGTGAGCGTGTTGATTGACTTGTTAATTGTTCTGTATAGAGGTCTACACAGCACACTGAAATGCTGCCTGAAATTTCACACAACCTGGGTTATAGAGTTAAACCTGCAGGGTTCACAAAATCATCAAAGATGCCAGAATGAGATAAGCCAGTCAGGAAATTTCAGCAGTTTTCAATTTGTCTCTCCTCAATTTAAGATAAACTCTAGTATACCTGACACAGAAATGTAAAAAGCCACATTAGAAAATGCTAGGTCTTCTACTGAACTTTTTATCAAATTGGCAAAATAATGGgcaggatttatttttatttttattttatctcattttaaaatagaataacttGTATTCTACTACAAAGGAACATGACTGAATAGGTAGGAAACAGATTCCCCATTGTGAGTTCTCCTGATGGCTTCTGCAAGAATCATGGAGATGTCGATCACTTGTATTTTGGAGCAATGCTTCATCTTATCCTCCTGAGGTATGGTATTGGTGACTACTACTGCTTCAAAGCATGCACCATTGATGCGAGCAATGGCCGGGCCAGAAAAGATCCCGTGAGTCAAGATCGCATAAACTCTCGTGGCTCCAGCTGAGAGAAGTTTGTCGGCTGCATGGCAGATTGTACCACAAGTATCAGCCATGTCGTCCACAAGGATGGCCACACGATCCTTCACGTCTCCCACAAGTACCATCCGGTCCACTTCATTGGCCTTCTTCCGTTCTTTGTGAATCAAGGCAAAGTCCACGTTCAAATGGTCTGCAATGGAAGTTACTCTCTTGGCTCCGCCAGCATCAGGTGAAACAATGGTGCAGTTCTTCCACTCAGAAATATTCTCCCTTATCCATTTCAGTACAGCTGGTTCTGCATACAAATTATCTACTGGGATGTCAAAAAAACCCTGAATTTGAGAAGCATGTAGGTCCATGGTGATGATATGATCCGCGCCTGCTATGGACAGCATATTTGCAATGAGCTTGGCGGAGATGGGAGCCCTGCTCTTGTCCTTCTTATCCTGCCGGGCGTAAGGGAAGCATGGGATGACCGCAGTAACTCGGCTGGCAGAAGCGATCTTGCAGGCATTAATCATGATCAAAAGCTCCATTAGACTGTCGTTGATTTCACCACAACCACTCTGAACGATGTAGACATCCTCTCCACGCACACTCTCGCCAATTTCCACGCAGGTCTCCTGGTTACTGAATTTCTTGgtcaccaccttgcccagctccaGACCCAGGCGGTCGGTAATTTTCTGGGATAAGTCCTGGTGGGAGCTGCCACTGAAGATTTTGATATTTGGCATCTTGGCCAACGATCCTAAGGATTCCTTGTCCACAGGTCTCTGCGGGTCTGAAATTGAAACGGAAGTTGGATCACAGACGCTAACGGTTTCCGGTGGTTCCTCAGCGGTTGCTGTCTGTTCTGCACGCGGGGCTAAATGGACCCCAGATCTTTTGAAAGTTTTCTGATTGGCATGTGCTTCACACTTTTAAACTAGAGTCAGGTCTTCTTAGCGCATGGAATTTATACCACtctcatcatcattattattaatgcTATTATTAGTTTCCTATGGCTACTTAaccaaatttgaaaacaaaaaaacaaaacttttacaAGCTTACAAGTTTAAAAGGAAAGTTTACAGTCAGAAGAACCGTATGTGCATAGATATTTTACACAAAGTTCCTCCAgtacagagaaaaaatttaaaaagttggaaaataGTATAAATAGACAATTCACAATAAAAAGTGACCAATGAACAtgtgaaaatgcaaataatcaagaaaatgttaattattttcacACATCAAGCAggccaaaattataaaatagacaATGGTTTCCAATAGAATGTAgaaatgtgtgtgttttgcaaGGGTGATTTTGTATGTAAACTTTGGCTCATGTTTGCTTTTAGGAATCTATTCCAGAGAAATATTCACAAGCACcctcaaaatatataagaattgtCAATTATTATGTAAcaattgatatataaatatatattgttgctgtgttaattcattcaataaatattctgtGTCTCCTGTGTGTCAGCCAGGTGCTATACTATTTCTAGAATATAAGATGGTGACAAAGAGTAACCATCCTAGAATTGTTTACAAAAGCAAAATCTGCAAACCAACAGGTATTTACTAATAAGTAATTATCGTATACTTTATTGTACATACAATGCACCCATTGAAGAAATTGATTTCTGTGTAATCATATGGAAATGTcttaaaggtattttttttacAGGTATAAAGCTAATCACAGAAAGTATGCATAAGTTTATGTATTTAAGATTATGTAATATTCAAAGTATCAAATAAGTATGGATGCTCCTTTTCAATTATTAATTTGGAGAAGGGAGTTGGAGAATGAAGGACTGTTATATTTTAATACTGCCTATTAATATGGTATTGaacttttactattttttgtaataaaaaaatgcaatttttttggtaattaagtgcttattagaaaattttaaatttacagcTTCCACAATATATTGGGGGTTTAGGTAGTGGAGCAGGAAGTAGAAAGTACCATAGATACTAAGAATTTCAACAATGAAATgccatttcatatatataatggaaGCTTCAACTGCATATCATACATTCAAAATCTGTTAATGGTTGCCTAACTTTTGGAttctggaatgtttttatttagcCAAAAATCAAATTGTcatcattcacattttaaaatgaccaaataATTGTCCAATGTATCTTTTCATACAACTTCTGAGTTTCCCCAAAGGGTTGAATTCATTGATAAGATAAACTCAGGGATGGAGTAAGGATGGGGTAGATAACAGGTGGGTAAGATTCAGCAATACCTGTTGACTATAAATAAGGCACTTTGATATATTGAATGAACTATTGTTATAAAGATATATAAGTAGCTAAAAATGCTACTTGTTAAAAATGCTACATCAAAATGATTTGCCAATGATCCCAATCACATCTCTCCTAACATCAAagtgctttttttctctttaattcagaTTCTTCATGGTTGACAATGCCTACAGGCTGCTTTCTATCTGCCATCCTTCATTTACATTCTTTCCTATCACAAAAATCAAGAGAATCACCTCTACCATACAATTCATTCTAAGTCAGACTACATAcgatgatttataaagaaaattctgtGGCTTAATTTAGAAGCACTAAAAAGTACTTGTAGCTtcaattaaattgatttttctcctaGCATTCTCAGTGTGTcacacattttctgtttttaatgaaaaacaaaacagatttttaaatagatttaataTTACCTAAATAGGACTGAATGctaatgtaaacatttaaaaaccatAGTTGGTTGCATTTTTTCTTGAGGTGTTAAATAGGAGACATTTTTGTCTTGCTGCTATTTTTGCTCCAAGCTCTGGCTGTTGCTATACCTCATAGTTCCAGGGATTTGTCTAGAAtcataaaatgttaaagataGAAATGGCCTTAGAGACCACCCACTCATCTTAATATTCTAATTTACAGACAGGAAACTGAGATGCAGGGAAATGAAGCAACTGTCCTGAGATCTATTGGATAATGAGAGGCAGAGTATGGATTATGATATGGGATTCCTAAATTTCCAAGTAtggcctttttttcctttattttgccatttctctttagggttttttttttgaaatttatttttgaagtttatcaaattgaaggaaaaattttaaagtgatgcagaaatatttacataaaatattttctctttttatcaagTAACCACAACAAAGAACAAACATGAAACCATAAACGACAAATTCTTTTGcttaaaaacagcaacaaaacacaATCTACAGAAAGAAATGAACCATTAGTAGTGTCCTGGAATATCTTTGTTATTTTGACATTTCATTACCTGGATATGCTGCGAGGGGGTTGGCTCCTGTTTACTTTGTTCTCTGCAGGTTGAGAGAGACATCTGTCTTATCATTGACTGTTTCTGACAAAAGCTACAGGTAGGAACATTGCCTATTGAACAATGCATTCTCTCTATTTACGGCATTGTTTCTAATAAATTGCTCTGGAAATGAAAATTGCAATAGAGAGAAAAtgccttatctttctccttcccaaGGCAAACACATTTAAATGCCATCTCTACAGATCCGTGAGAATTGTTGCACTTTGAAGGTCTTTTGAGtcaatacccagaatatatatatTACCTTGGTAATAGTTTCTTGCTTTACTGATTATTCTTTTACCCTTTACAATTGACATAAATAATTCAAAGAGAGTCCTGATGCAGCTTGACgggctaaagagaaaaaaaattcagtcagttctttcagaaagcagagaaaaatggtTGTACTTTAAGTGAACTAAATGCTTTCGCTAAACATACTTGCAGTTGACAAAATGCTGGATGTTTAGGTAGCAATTATAGTTCTTTGATAAACTGTCAAATCTTGTCACAACACATGTTACAAACAAGGACGGATTTAGATGTCCTTTATGGCAGCTTTGTGTAGGTTGGGAATGTTTGGCAGTTAATTTCACACAaggaacttatttttctttccagcaGTTATCTGCATGTTTATTAGGAAGAGTTTCTTTGTGCCTTTAATCTTACTCATTTGACTCTTAGTTCCAGATCATTATTGTAACATTACCTTAcctcatttattttgttcatagtaATCATCTGCAATACTTTGAGAAAACAGTTTCCCACAGAGCTTCACATTGGTATAAATCCTTTAAAGTTTGTTTTGTGATTGTTTACAATTGAAGCTGACTACTGTGTGTGTTTACTGAGCTTTTCCTTGGAAATCtgtcattttaaataatagatgTGTAGATAGTGACTAGGTAAATAAAGCTGAGTGAAACAAATAGGAGAATAGGAGAAAAGGTTGTGATTCAGAAATATGACtttaattttgagttttatgTTAGACTCAGGAGGGTATTTTTGAAATGTCTTTGGAACTTAAAAAAATcgtgatgaattttaaaattctggtatAAAATAATAATCCTGGAACAACAATGAAGTTACATGAACTGAATGCTATCTCATTGTAATGATAGAGAAAGCCATATAAAGAGATTTCATAACAAGTAAGttgcaaataaaatatatcatgctaatatttataggaaatatttaaaagtattttaaagcactttttGATAAGTGATATATTCCTTTCTCATGTATACTATCAACGTCATTAAATCAGTGAAAGGTGTCTTAATTATGTTCTGACAAAATACAAGTTCTGTTTGAATTGTTCACATATCTTTTAACAACTTGTTTCCTCTTCAATGGTGACCATTTATTTAATCCTGATAAATAAGAGATCAGTTATCCATTTACATTGGCACAACTGAATGCAATGTGTTTTGGAATGGTTTTGCAGTTCTCAAACTTCAGGGTCATTGAGATCACTGGAGGAATTTTCAGAACACAGATGCCTTAGCTTCATCCCAAGAGTTTCAGGTTGGTGGCCCTGGGGTGGAAGCCTGGAGTTCGTATTTCTAATAAGATCTCAGGTGATAGTGGTGCTGCTGTTCTGTTAACCACACTTTTGAAAGTCTATTTCATCTCATCTTGCAAGTTTATTGGCTAGATACTTTCCATAATATACTCattaataagtgaattttatATGTATCTTTAGTATGATTCCCTTTGTCATTACTAGTATtagatttttataattgttctttgTTTAAATCAATTTCAGCAGGAGTCTTAattttttcaatctttaaaaaaaaaaaagcccaatgtTTGAAGTGGTTGATGTAGTTCATTGCTgcttgtttttaactttgttgAATTCAAGATTGTTTCTATTATTTGCTTACATTCCTTCTTTGATTAGTTTTGCTAtgctttttctaattatttgagaTGTATGCCTAGCTAGTTACTTATTACTATGGAAAGTGATACACTTTTCTTCTCTATATGGTTTAAGtgtcaaatccagggcctcatgcaagccagaaaagcactccatcactgatgtACACCCAACCCAATTGAAGTTTTACACGTAATATTTTTGTAGTATTTCTGTTATTGTTCAGATAAAACAGTTTTTCCAATTTTGATGGTGATTTCTTCTGTGTTGAGGAGTTATTTATTTAGAAgcatatttcttaatttacaaatatatggGGAATTTCTGGTTATGTTGTTAATGATCTTGTTTTAGCTTACTCACACTATAGTCAGAAAACAAGTTCTGTGGGATTTCAGTCAGTCCTTTGAAATTTGctggtgtgtctctgtgtcttttattctgttccattggtcttcatgtttgtttttatgccaataccaggccatttttgttattatagctctgtagtataatttaaggtctggtattgtgatgctcctGCATCACTTTCCTtcttaaggattgctttggctattctgggtctcatatttttccaaatgaatttcatgacttactttttctatttctatgaagaacatcattgaaattttaataggaattgcattaaatctgtatagtgcttttggtagtatggccattttgacaatattaattctgtctaggAACATGGgcaatcttttcattttctgaggtctttttcaatattttttttagtgttctgtagttttcattgtagtcttttacctcctttgttagattgattcccatgtattttatttttttgaggctattatgggatatttttcctgatttctcttttagttgattcatcattggtgtataggaatgcaattgatttatgggtgttgattttatagctgaaagtgtatcaaagacctaggaatcagaccagagaccttgtgtttactagaaggaaaagtaggcccaacactacatcatgtcagcttaggaactgacttcctcaataagactcctaaagtgtaagaagtaaaatcaagagtcaataaatgagatgatatcaaactaaaaatcttcttcacagcaaaggaaacaatcaataatgtgaagaaagagcctatagaatggaagaaaatctttaccaccagtACTTCGGAtataacattaatctccaggatatataaagaactcaaataacttaacacctaaaaacaaaaacaaaacccaaccaaacaacctagtcaataaatgggcaaaggaactgaacaaacacttcacagaataaatacaaattgtcacaaaatacatgaaaaatgttcaatatctctagcaattagagatatgcaaattaaaactacactgagattccatctcactctagtcagaatggcaattatcaagaatacaagtaacaataaatgttggtgagaatgtgggacAAAAGGTACatttacacattgctggtgggactgcagattggtacaaccactctggaaagcagtatggagattccccagaaaacttggaatggaaccaccatttgatcggattttcccactccttggtttatacccaaaggacttaaaatcagcatactagtgatgcagtcacatcaatgtttatagcagctcaattcacaatagacacgtatggaaccaatctaggtgcccttcaacagatgaacagatataTGTGgctctatatacacaatggaatattactcagccttaaataagaatgaaattatggcattggccaGAAAATGactggaactggagaatatgctaagtgaaatgagccaatcccccaaaaccaaaggctgaatgttctctctgatatgtagatgctaacctACAACAAGAGAGGGTgagaaggggaagaatagaaatcaaattgattagacaaaggggaacaaagggaagagAGTAGGGAGGGGAatagaaaggacagtagaataattggacataactttcctagccttatATATGAACTCAGAACTGACCATGAATACAtgaattccacatcatgtacaaccacaagaatagaatcctaattagaataattatactccatgtatgtttaatatgtcaaagtacactctactgtcatgtatatcaaagaacaaataataaaaataaataaataaaaagaaatttgctgaaattattttttatggccCTCAGTAGTTACACTTCATAAGTATCCCAtgtatattgaaaaaatatatactcttcAGTCTTTAACAgtaatattcacacacacacatcatatcTGGTATCTGGTTTGTTGTGATATCACTTATATCTTCTATgggttttctgattttgtttggtCTGTTATTTCTCATTGTCACTTCCTTTGCAACAGTTTATTCAGGCGTAACCAAACCAGTTGATGAGGAGATGGGAAAAGACAAATagacacaaaaatagagaaaaaactggGGCTTGGTGGGTTGGCTTGCCTCTGGTGGAGGAAGACTGACAAGAGcaagctcagcatgtttattatacatatttaaacatcaaaaggatttattgtgagaaagtttcttcaagaCAAACAGAGCTAAAGCTGAGCATAAAAGCAGCCCAATTAGGGTTTATCAGCCTGCACCCATAACTCTACCTCCAGGCAGCAGGTGTTTGAACCCAAGGCCATGAACTAATAAATTCTGTGGCTGGCACAGAATCCCCCTTTGAACAGGGCATCACCATATCAACTGGGCGATCTCCCATGAGTGCCTTTGCACCAAAAAATTCCCAAGTGAGGTACTGCCTCTGTCTTTGGGTTGTTCAAAAGTCCAccacccctgacatctccttGTATTGGTGCCCcccccactctttctctctctatattTTGAGGTTTATTAGTTACTAAAAATTTAAGTTGCTATAACTTTTTGATTAATTGAGATGTTATCATTTTAAAGTCACACATTGTTCTAGTAATGCTTTTTGTCTTAAACTCTATTTTGTTGGtaataataaagtttttttagttacttttagaaaatatttgttttcctcttaGTCTAAATCTTACTATATTAGATGTTTTGTGTATTATGTATTGCTTATGAATTGGATAGAGTTAGATTTTTTCTATGAGATCTAGGTTGCTGAATACCTTCAGCTTCCTCTTAGGAAATGCAGATCTTCATATTATtgaacttcatttttctcttccaaacAAATGGTAGCAACATGAGATTATCATtttggttccttccttccttacttcttttcttcttttacttgcACAAccacattattatttttgctttacatAATCAATgttatataatacacacacacacacacacatatatgtgtatatatgcatagtCATGTTTCTCTTTgctcttattttattcttctatcttaaattttccatttgggataactttccttttgtttaaactATATCCTACACATTTTTGAGGCACTACTGGTGGAAAATTTTGTGTCTTTTGGTCTGATAATATCTTCATTTCACCCCTTTtctttggtgtggttgtgggatcctggaggccaggtgcaatcagtcggtctggggtccccgtgatagggtgcagtcagttggtctgggggtcctggaggcagggagcagtcagtcgatgtgagggccccagaggcagggagtgatcggttggtctgagggatcctggagatgggactcagtcagtccTGCCAGGAGTCCTacgggcctggctgttgtctcaaaatggcggcagccacgtgtaatcaaacctggaggtactgtgacagagaacttccaggcaacagcaggcagctggtgctccactggtggtcagtgatcagtttgctgactgttgtcggaggatcgggaggtgaaccttgtgcgttcggtgatggataggtgtaaggcaggtgatggaccagccagaggcaggcaaatggtggatgataggcacctgacagtgagcaatctgcactcaaaaaaggcattgatatgctggcagactgcaggtcatcacagcagacaaatggggtaaacaccagggaatcgataagcagcaaaaactgcctcaccaagaaacagagatcctctgcttgaaaccggagttacagagtgacaaggaacgcagcctccctctagtctgccatcttggatcccctcaCCCCTTTTCTTGCTAGGTATACTATTCTGGTTTGTCAATTTCAGTTCATTGAAGTCATTCTTTCCCCTCTTTCTAGATATCATTATTGCTGTTTAGAATGAAGATTCCTTTCaaattgcttctttgaaaaaaattacattttccccCTGgcttctttttaagatttttctttcttccttttttgagtGGAGgagatgccagggattgaactctgggccacttgagcactgagccacatcctcagccctatttttcactttatttagagaaagggtctcactgagttgcgtagtgCTTTGCTTTTGGGGAGGCCAACTTTGAGCTCACAAtcccactgcctcagcctcctgagcactgggattataggctagcaccaccaggcctggtgagatttttttttcttcttcttttttttaaatgtagtttcaATGTTTGTCTAGATGtgcaggttttttttgtttttttttttgttttttttttttaacgtaatgcttgaaattcatttggtttCTTGAATTTTGGATTGGTATTCTTCAACAGTTGTGGAAAAGTTCTCTGgatttatctcttcaaatattgccTTAGtccagatttttctctttctgcagaaACTGACGAAACAT encodes the following:
- the Prps1l1 gene encoding ribose-phosphate pyrophosphokinase 3, which produces MPNIKIFSGSSHQDLSQKITDRLGLELGKVVTKKFSNQETCVEIGESVRGEDVYIVQSGCGEINDSLMELLIMINACKIASASRVTAVIPCFPYARQDKKDKSRAPISAKLIANMLSIAGADHIITMDLHASQIQGFFDIPVDNLYAEPAVLKWIRENISEWKNCTIVSPDAGGAKRVTSIADHLNVDFALIHKERKKANEVDRMVLVGDVKDRVAILVDDMADTCGTICHAADKLLSAGATRVYAILTHGIFSGPAIARINGACFEAVVVTNTIPQEDKMKHCSKIQVIDISMILAEAIRRTHNGESVSYLFSHVPL